Proteins encoded in a region of the Streptomyces sp. NBC_00310 genome:
- a CDS encoding serine/threonine-protein kinase: MSTLIGQGGMGQVWTAYDQRLDRRVAVKLLRPDKVAGQEADELRRRFVRECRVTAQVDHPGLVTVHDAGSEGEELFLVMQYVDGADLADHLAEHDPYPWQWTVSVAAQLCAVLSAVHAVPIIHRDLKPRNVMVKQDGTVTVLDLGVASVMDTDTTRLTHTGSPIGSPAYMAPEQAMGGAVGPYTDLYALGVLIHELLSGNVPFTGSTALGVLHRHLYEPPVPVRRLRPEVPENLEALVLRLLSKDPQHRPSSAQETYEQLLPLLPARGMPTGSPLDPTRPFLRPHAPWPDRARIPAPQPSAAPDPAPAADKPDVAGAVDEVKRLLGEGRITQAVDILGAILPAAAAQHGEHSPVVRTLRKQYAATLMDDGQYRRALPELRRLADERATEAGQADTQALRFRYDSAQCLEQLGEPAAALAEYRSLLPYYENQYVGGDPELSLDVRRRIGHLLLALGDRGAAHETLGRLLLDVERLRGPGHPLAGEVRRTLQWLGQVRG; the protein is encoded by the coding sequence CTGTCCACGCTCATCGGCCAGGGCGGCATGGGACAGGTGTGGACGGCGTACGACCAGCGCCTCGACCGGCGCGTGGCGGTCAAGCTGCTGCGCCCGGACAAGGTCGCGGGCCAGGAGGCCGACGAGCTGCGCCGCCGCTTCGTGCGCGAGTGCCGCGTCACGGCCCAGGTCGACCACCCCGGCCTGGTGACCGTGCACGACGCCGGCAGCGAGGGCGAGGAGCTGTTCCTCGTCATGCAGTACGTCGACGGGGCCGACCTCGCCGACCACCTCGCCGAGCACGACCCGTACCCGTGGCAGTGGACCGTCTCGGTCGCCGCCCAGCTGTGCGCCGTGCTGTCCGCCGTGCACGCGGTACCGATCATCCACCGCGACCTCAAGCCGCGGAACGTCATGGTCAAGCAGGACGGCACCGTCACCGTCCTCGACCTCGGCGTCGCCTCCGTCATGGACACCGACACCACCCGCCTGACCCACACCGGTTCGCCCATCGGCAGCCCCGCCTACATGGCCCCCGAACAGGCCATGGGCGGCGCGGTCGGCCCGTACACCGACCTGTACGCCCTCGGTGTGCTGATCCACGAACTGCTCAGCGGGAACGTCCCGTTCACGGGCTCCACGGCCCTCGGCGTCCTGCACCGCCACCTCTACGAGCCGCCGGTCCCCGTCCGCCGACTGCGCCCCGAGGTGCCCGAGAACCTGGAGGCCCTGGTCCTCCGGCTGCTCTCCAAGGACCCGCAGCACCGCCCGTCCTCCGCGCAGGAGACGTACGAGCAGCTCCTCCCGCTCCTCCCCGCGCGCGGTATGCCCACCGGCTCCCCGCTCGACCCCACGCGCCCCTTCCTGCGTCCGCACGCCCCCTGGCCGGACCGGGCCCGCATACCCGCGCCGCAGCCGTCGGCCGCGCCCGACCCCGCGCCCGCGGCCGACAAGCCCGACGTGGCCGGCGCCGTGGACGAGGTCAAGCGGCTCCTCGGCGAGGGCCGCATCACCCAGGCCGTCGACATCCTCGGCGCGATCCTCCCGGCCGCCGCCGCCCAGCACGGTGAGCACTCACCGGTCGTCCGCACCCTGCGCAAGCAGTACGCGGCCACCCTCATGGACGACGGCCAGTACCGCCGCGCCCTGCCCGAGCTGCGCCGCCTCGCCGACGAGCGCGCCACCGAGGCCGGCCAGGCCGACACCCAGGCGCTGCGCTTCCGCTACGACTCCGCCCAGTGCCTCGAACAACTCGGCGAACCGGCCGCGGCCCTCGCCGAGTACCGCTCGCTGCTGCCGTACTACGAGAACCAGTACGTCGGCGGCGACCCCGAACTCTCCCTCGACGTCCGCCGCCGCATAGGCCACCTGCTCCTCGCCCTCGGCGACCGCGGCGCCGCCCACGAGACCCTCGGCCGCCTGCTGCTCGATGTGGAACGGCTGCGGGGGCCGGGCCATCCGCTGGCGGGCGAGGTCCGGCGCACGCTGCAGTGGCTGGGGCAGGTGCGCGGCTGA
- a CDS encoding nucleoside triphosphate pyrophosphohydrolase — MNAHRPDGAPATPAPETGPGRVVLLTTSHRVAPGLLSWPAWQALHGADRVLCADEAHPQLPYLREAGITVERATPTAEELVDACADDRTVVVVATAEGEPHLTDGLARLAGSGRVRMPSLELLPASYDLPGARLLDLVQVMDRIRAECPWSSQQTHKGLAKYGIEEAYELVEAIEEGDRDELREELGDVLLQVVFHARIAEDDPDTPFSIDDVAAGIITKLIHRHPHVFGDATATTPEEVKAHWLRTKAVEKQRESVTDGIPLGQPGLALASKLASRVRATNLDVPLPAGEGPGYELLAMAVRAEAAGVDPEAALRAAARVYRDAVRAAEGLHA; from the coding sequence GTGAACGCACACCGCCCCGACGGCGCCCCCGCCACCCCGGCCCCCGAGACCGGCCCCGGCCGAGTCGTCCTGCTCACCACCAGCCACCGCGTCGCCCCCGGCCTGCTCTCCTGGCCGGCCTGGCAGGCGCTGCACGGGGCGGACCGCGTCCTCTGCGCGGACGAGGCGCACCCCCAGCTTCCCTACCTCCGCGAGGCCGGCATCACGGTCGAGCGGGCGACGCCGACGGCGGAGGAACTGGTCGACGCCTGCGCCGACGACCGCACGGTGGTCGTGGTGGCCACCGCCGAGGGCGAACCCCACCTCACCGACGGCCTCGCCCGCCTCGCCGGCTCCGGCCGGGTCCGGATGCCGTCCCTGGAGCTCCTCCCCGCCTCCTATGACCTCCCCGGCGCCCGCCTCCTCGACCTCGTCCAGGTCATGGACCGCATCCGCGCCGAATGCCCCTGGTCCTCCCAGCAGACCCACAAGGGCCTCGCCAAGTACGGCATCGAGGAAGCGTACGAACTCGTCGAAGCCATCGAGGAGGGCGACCGCGACGAACTCCGAGAGGAGCTGGGCGACGTCCTCCTCCAGGTCGTCTTCCACGCCCGCATCGCCGAGGACGACCCCGACACCCCCTTCTCCATCGACGACGTGGCCGCCGGCATCATCACCAAACTCATCCACCGCCACCCCCACGTCTTCGGCGACGCGACGGCCACGACCCCGGAAGAGGTCAAGGCACACTGGCTCCGCACGAAGGCCGTGGAGAAACAACGCGAGTCGGTGACCGACGGCATCCCCCTGGGCCAGCCCGGCCTCGCCCTCGCCTCGAAGCTGGCGTCACGGGTGCGCGCGACGAACCTGGACGTTCCCCTCCCGGCCGGCGAGGGCCCCGGCTACGAACTGCTGGCGATGGCAGTGCGAGCCGAGGCGGCCGGAGTCGACCCCGAGGCGGCGCTGCGCGCCGCGGCCCGGGTGTACCGGGACGCGGTACGGGCTGCTGAGGGGCTGCACGCTTAG
- a CDS encoding SurA N-terminal domain-containing protein, which translates to MHRRRRTALLLSAAITAAAPLLTACGSDAHPGAAAVVGADRITVAQLENRVNEVRAAQRAAITDADQYQQVVAQSGALTRNTLNGMVLEKVLDQALDDAGVTVTRKEVQQYRSDLEKEAGGAEALEAAYLQRYSVAPEQLEESLSSDVEVQKLSTALGADLNTQEGGTVFWQALSEASKKLDVDLNPRYGSWGVDPTSGRVGLLDAKTPWLKDVTAAGTRESA; encoded by the coding sequence TTGCACCGCCGCCGTCGCACCGCGCTCCTCCTCTCCGCCGCGATCACCGCCGCGGCCCCGCTCCTCACCGCCTGCGGAAGTGACGCGCATCCCGGCGCGGCGGCCGTCGTCGGGGCCGACCGGATCACGGTCGCGCAACTGGAGAACCGGGTGAACGAAGTGCGCGCCGCCCAGCGCGCCGCCATCACGGACGCGGACCAGTACCAGCAGGTCGTCGCCCAGAGCGGCGCCCTGACCCGCAACACCCTGAACGGCATGGTCCTGGAGAAGGTCCTCGACCAGGCGCTCGACGACGCCGGCGTGACCGTCACCCGCAAGGAAGTCCAGCAGTACCGTTCCGACCTGGAAAAGGAGGCCGGTGGCGCCGAGGCCCTGGAGGCGGCCTACCTCCAGCGCTACAGCGTCGCCCCCGAACAGCTGGAGGAGAGCCTCAGCAGCGACGTCGAGGTCCAGAAACTCTCCACCGCCCTCGGCGCCGACCTCAACACCCAGGAGGGCGGCACGGTCTTCTGGCAGGCCCTCTCCGAGGCCTCCAAGAAACTCGACGTGGACCTCAATCCGCGCTACGGCAGCTGGGGCGTCGACCCGACGTCCGGCCGGGTCGGCCTGCTGGACGCCAAGACACCGTGGCTGAAGGACGTCACCGCGGCGGGGACACGGGAGTCGGCGTAG